In Pedobacter heparinus DSM 2366, the following are encoded in one genomic region:
- a CDS encoding AraC family transcriptional regulator → MKNSKPSFEIIEPSFGSSFYYSKYEENLNNKAHVWHYHPEIEMVFINGGTGKRQIGSYVSYYTDGDLILIGSNLPHCGFTNTNTGNKNETVIQMKPDFLGSSFLELQEIKCISDLFDKARGGIAFGPETKKTVGRQIEMMDNQQPFERLLTLLNILKELDSSGDYKILNASGFAMEMQLQDNDRINMVFNYIKDHFQEELNLMVIAEMASMTVPSFCRYFKKITKKTLTQFVNEYRIVHASKLLAEKQISIANICYESGFNNFSHFNKLFKEFTGKSASQYRKELKSVFK, encoded by the coding sequence ATGAAAAATTCAAAACCAAGCTTCGAAATCATCGAACCTTCGTTCGGAAGTTCTTTTTATTACTCAAAATACGAAGAAAACTTGAACAATAAGGCGCATGTATGGCATTACCATCCGGAAATTGAAATGGTTTTTATAAATGGCGGAACGGGCAAACGACAAATCGGTAGCTATGTATCCTATTACACCGATGGCGACCTGATCCTGATTGGCAGCAACCTGCCCCACTGCGGCTTTACCAACACCAATACCGGCAATAAAAACGAAACCGTTATCCAGATGAAGCCAGACTTTCTTGGCAGCTCTTTTTTAGAGCTACAAGAAATAAAATGCATTTCTGACCTCTTCGATAAAGCCAGGGGCGGCATTGCATTCGGGCCTGAAACAAAAAAAACTGTGGGTCGTCAGATTGAAATGATGGACAACCAGCAACCATTTGAAAGGCTTCTGACCTTATTGAACATTTTAAAGGAACTGGATAGTTCCGGCGACTATAAAATCTTAAATGCCTCGGGCTTTGCTATGGAAATGCAGCTCCAGGACAACGATCGCATCAATATGGTCTTTAATTATATAAAAGATCATTTCCAGGAAGAATTAAATTTAATGGTCATAGCAGAAATGGCCAGCATGACCGTACCCTCCTTTTGCAGGTATTTCAAAAAAATCACTAAAAAAACCTTAACACAATTTGTAAATGAATACCGCATTGTACACGCCTCAAAGCTTTTAGCCGAAAAACAGATCAGCATTGCCAATATTTGCTACGAAAGCGGCTTCAATAATTTCAGCCACTTTAATAAATTGTTTAAAGAATTTACCGGCAAAAGTGCCTCACAATACCGAAAAGAATTAAAGTCAGTATTCAAATAA
- the rpsF gene encoding 30S ribosomal protein S6 has product MNQYETVIVLTPLLSEEVAKEAIAKFSKIIADSGAEIVQEDNWGLRKLAYPIEKKASGFFHLTEYKSSGELINKLELELKRDERVLRFLTIRLDRHAVAYNEKKRSGAFNKKPKQEAAV; this is encoded by the coding sequence ATGAATCAGTACGAAACTGTTATCGTTCTAACCCCGTTGTTGTCAGAAGAAGTTGCGAAAGAGGCGATTGCCAAATTCAGCAAGATCATCGCTGACAGCGGAGCCGAAATTGTTCAAGAGGACAATTGGGGTTTGAGAAAATTAGCGTATCCGATTGAAAAAAAAGCAAGCGGATTTTTCCACCTTACAGAGTACAAATCTTCAGGTGAATTAATTAACAAGTTGGAGTTGGAGCTTAAGCGCGATGAGCGTGTGCTACGTTTCCTTACCATTAGATTAGACCGTCATGCGGTTGCCTATAATGAGAAGAAACGCAGTGGTGCTTTTAACAAAAAACCTAAACAGGAGGCTGCAGTATAA
- the rpsR gene encoding 30S ribosomal protein S18 → MAKDQIQYVTAPKVDDNRKKYCRFRKNGIKYIDYKDANFLLKFINDQGKILPRRLTGTSLKFQRKVAQAVKRARHIGLLPFVADQLK, encoded by the coding sequence ATGGCAAAGGATCAGATACAATATGTTACCGCTCCAAAGGTGGACGATAACAGAAAAAAATATTGCCGTTTCAGAAAAAACGGGATTAAATATATCGATTATAAAGACGCAAACTTCTTATTGAAATTTATCAATGACCAGGGTAAAATTTTACCTCGCCGTTTAACCGGTACTTCATTGAAGTTTCAACGTAAAGTGGCTCAGGCGGTAAAACGTGCACGTCACATTGGTTTGTTACCTTTTGTTGCTGACCAATTAAAATAG
- the rplI gene encoding 50S ribosomal protein L9: MEIILKQDIKSLGEKDDIVNVKPGYGRNYLIPQGFGELATPSAKKVLAENLKQAAFKQDKIKKDAEGIAERLTEVKLTIGAKAGETGKIFGAVNTIMIAEALKQKGFDVDRRRITFETEPKFVGEYVANLNLHKEVKVKVPFEVVAE; this comes from the coding sequence ATGGAAATTATTTTAAAACAAGATATCAAATCCCTAGGGGAAAAAGATGATATCGTGAATGTAAAGCCAGGATACGGCCGTAACTACCTGATTCCTCAGGGATTTGGTGAGCTGGCTACTCCTTCAGCTAAAAAGGTATTAGCAGAAAACTTAAAGCAGGCTGCTTTTAAACAAGATAAAATTAAGAAAGATGCGGAAGGCATTGCAGAGCGTTTAACTGAGGTTAAATTAACTATTGGTGCTAAAGCTGGTGAGACAGGTAAGATTTTTGGTGCAGTAAATACCATTATGATTGCTGAGGCATTGAAACAAAAAGGTTTTGATGTTGACCGTCGCCGTATCACTTTCGAAACTGAGCCTAAGTTTGTTGGCGAATATGTAGCCAACTTAAACTTGCACAAAGAGGTGAAAGTTAAAGTTCCTTTTGAAGTTGTAGCTGAATAA
- the mtgA gene encoding monofunctional biosynthetic peptidoglycan transglycosylase — protein sequence MSVVTRVFLWFLMVSVLWVLIYRFVNPPITLLMVLRNIELTTDGKPAKMEKEWVDFEDISDNMKRAAVSAEDQLFLKHIGFDVKAIEKAFQTNKKGKKIKGGSTISQQTAKNVFLWPGRSWLRKGFEAYFTLLIEMLWSKERILEVYLNVIEMGDGIYGAEAAAQAYFGKSCTKLSRSQAALIAACFPNPRRWTPVRPTQYIKHRQYLILKNMRRLGPLDF from the coding sequence ATGTCGGTCGTAACCCGGGTTTTTCTCTGGTTTTTAATGGTAAGTGTATTGTGGGTATTGATTTACCGCTTTGTGAACCCGCCCATTACCCTATTGATGGTGCTGCGCAATATAGAGCTTACAACCGATGGTAAGCCGGCTAAAATGGAGAAAGAATGGGTGGATTTTGAGGATATTTCGGATAACATGAAGCGCGCCGCTGTTTCTGCAGAGGATCAGCTGTTTTTAAAACATATAGGTTTTGATGTAAAGGCGATAGAAAAAGCTTTTCAAACGAATAAAAAAGGGAAGAAGATAAAGGGTGGCAGTACCATTTCGCAGCAAACGGCCAAGAATGTTTTTTTATGGCCGGGTCGTTCCTGGCTGCGTAAAGGCTTTGAAGCTTATTTTACCTTGCTGATTGAAATGCTGTGGAGCAAGGAACGAATCCTGGAAGTTTACCTGAATGTAATTGAAATGGGGGATGGTATTTATGGTGCTGAAGCCGCTGCACAAGCCTATTTCGGTAAATCATGTACTAAGCTGAGCCGTTCTCAGGCTGCATTGATTGCTGCCTGCTTTCCGAATCCCAGAAGGTGGACACCGGTGAGACCGACGCAATACATCAAACACCGCCAGTATCTTATCCTTAAGAATATGAGAAGGTTAGGTCCGCTTGATTTTTAA
- a CDS encoding MBL fold metallo-hydrolase produces the protein MDCKHLFIASLNSGSNGNCYYVGNEREAILVDVGISCRETEKRMFRLGLSMQKVKAIFISHEHTDHVKGLCTLAAKYNLPVYISPGTLSGCRFNLREELINYLNNNETIQIGSLTVTGFLKIHDASEPYSFVVACGETKVGVFTDIGEACDQLIFHFRQCHAAFLEANYDDALLEKSAYPYFLKKRISGGKGHLSNKKALDLFSSHRPAFMTHLLLAHLSKDNNCPDLALELFRQQANGTEIIVASRYEETQVYTIFEPAAAHSF, from the coding sequence ATGGATTGTAAACACCTCTTTATTGCCTCCTTAAATTCCGGAAGTAACGGTAACTGCTACTATGTGGGTAACGAAAGGGAAGCCATATTGGTGGATGTCGGTATTTCATGCCGGGAAACTGAAAAGAGAATGTTCCGGCTGGGCTTATCTATGCAAAAGGTAAAAGCCATATTCATTTCCCACGAACATACCGACCACGTTAAAGGTCTTTGTACCCTGGCCGCGAAATATAACTTGCCTGTTTACATCAGCCCTGGTACCCTTTCCGGCTGCCGCTTCAACCTTAGAGAAGAGCTCATCAACTATTTAAACAACAACGAGACCATTCAGATAGGCAGCCTTACGGTTACAGGATTCCTTAAAATACACGATGCCTCAGAGCCCTACAGCTTTGTGGTGGCCTGCGGGGAAACCAAAGTTGGTGTATTTACAGATATCGGAGAAGCCTGCGACCAGCTCATATTTCATTTCAGACAATGTCATGCAGCTTTCCTCGAAGCCAATTATGACGATGCCCTGCTGGAAAAAAGTGCTTACCCTTATTTCCTTAAAAAGCGCATCAGCGGGGGCAAGGGCCACTTATCCAATAAAAAAGCACTTGATCTTTTCAGCAGCCATAGGCCTGCTTTCATGACGCACCTGCTGCTCGCCCACTTGTCTAAAGACAACAACTGCCCCGATCTGGCCCTGGAGCTGTTCCGGCAACAGGCCAATGGCACCGAAATCATCGTGGCCTCCAGGTATGAAGAAACCCAGGTGTATACTATTTTTGAGCCAGCAGCTGCGCATTCATTTTAA
- a CDS encoding (Fe-S)-binding protein — translation MSAQLNFEVPTMAEMIAKGKEPEILFWVGCAGSYDERAQKTTRDICKILHHVGLKYAVLGTEESCTGDPAKRAGNEFLFQMQAMTNIEVLNAYNIKKIVTGCPHCFNTIKNEYPGLGGNYEVIHHTQLIQQLINEGKLKAEGGESFKGKKITYHDPCYLGRGNDVYEAPRKALEALDAQLVEMKRCRSNGLCCGAGGAQMFKEPEKGNKDINIERIEEALETQPQVIAASCPFCMTMLRDGVKMKEQEQNVQVLDIAEITARANGL, via the coding sequence ATGAGCGCACAACTAAATTTTGAAGTGCCAACAATGGCAGAAATGATAGCCAAAGGCAAAGAACCTGAAATCCTGTTCTGGGTAGGCTGCGCCGGAAGTTATGATGAAAGGGCACAGAAAACCACACGCGATATCTGTAAAATATTACATCATGTAGGCTTAAAATATGCTGTACTGGGTACCGAAGAAAGCTGTACCGGCGATCCGGCAAAACGCGCAGGAAATGAATTCCTGTTCCAGATGCAGGCCATGACCAATATAGAAGTACTGAATGCCTACAACATAAAAAAAATAGTTACCGGATGCCCGCATTGTTTCAATACCATCAAAAATGAATACCCGGGGCTGGGCGGCAATTATGAGGTGATCCACCATACCCAGCTCATCCAGCAGCTTATAAATGAGGGAAAGCTCAAAGCTGAAGGGGGAGAAAGCTTTAAAGGCAAAAAGATCACTTATCACGACCCCTGTTACCTGGGCCGGGGCAACGACGTATACGAAGCGCCAAGAAAAGCACTGGAAGCACTGGATGCCCAGCTTGTGGAAATGAAACGCTGCAGATCAAACGGCCTGTGCTGTGGTGCAGGCGGTGCCCAGATGTTTAAAGAACCAGAAAAAGGCAACAAAGACATCAACATAGAAAGGATTGAGGAAGCACTGGAAACCCAGCCCCAGGTTATTGCAGCCTCCTGCCCTTTCTGTATGACCATGCTTAGGGACGGCGTAAAAATGAAAGAACAGGAACAGAATGTACAGGTGCTGGACATTGCAGAAATCACCGCCAGGGCAAATGGATTGTAA
- a CDS encoding 4Fe-4S dicluster domain-containing protein, producing the protein MVSQILFIVITLAAIALFSYNLKKVIRNIRLGRAANRSDQPQKRMMTMLKVAFGQTKMFFRPIPAFLHLIVYAGFVIINIEVLEIMIDGIFGTHRIFGGLGTLYNILIGSFEFLALGVWLACAIFLIRRNVLKLKRFSGVEMKSWPRSDANYILITEILLMTAFLTMNAADAKLQAMGLGHYTAAGAFPVSQFLQNLLPDTAAGLIAIERGCWWFHIIGIFAFLNYLPYSKHFHIIFAFPNTYFSNLEPKGEFTNMESVTNEVKAMLDPSFTPPEAAPGRFGAKDVNDLTWVNLMNAYTCTECGRCTSVCPANITGKLLSPRKIMMDTRDRMEEVGKNGLEDGKSLIDTYITREEIWACTSCNACTQACPINIDPLSIITELRRYAVMEESQSPASINTMLGNIENNGAPWKYSPSDRFNWAKES; encoded by the coding sequence ATGGTGTCACAAATCCTGTTTATTGTCATTACATTGGCTGCCATCGCCTTGTTCAGTTATAACTTAAAAAAAGTTATCCGTAACATCCGGCTTGGAAGAGCTGCCAATCGCTCCGATCAGCCACAAAAAAGAATGATGACCATGCTCAAAGTAGCATTTGGGCAAACAAAAATGTTTTTCCGGCCTATCCCGGCCTTCCTGCACCTCATTGTCTATGCTGGCTTTGTCATCATTAATATCGAGGTACTGGAAATTATGATAGATGGTATTTTTGGCACCCACCGCATATTTGGTGGCCTGGGCACCCTATACAATATACTCATCGGTTCATTTGAATTCCTGGCCCTTGGCGTATGGCTGGCCTGCGCCATCTTTTTAATCCGCAGAAACGTCCTTAAATTAAAAAGGTTCAGTGGTGTAGAAATGAAAAGCTGGCCCAGATCGGATGCCAATTACATCCTGATCACAGAAATCCTACTCATGACCGCCTTTTTAACCATGAATGCAGCTGACGCAAAATTACAGGCTATGGGCCTTGGACATTATACGGCCGCTGGTGCATTTCCGGTAAGCCAGTTCCTGCAAAACCTTTTACCCGATACGGCGGCAGGCTTAATTGCTATAGAAAGGGGCTGCTGGTGGTTCCACATTATTGGCATATTTGCCTTTTTAAACTATCTGCCCTATTCCAAACACTTCCACATCATCTTTGCTTTTCCAAACACTTATTTCTCCAACCTGGAACCTAAAGGTGAATTTACAAATATGGAAAGTGTAACCAATGAGGTAAAGGCTATGCTGGACCCATCATTTACACCGCCAGAGGCTGCTCCGGGCCGCTTTGGTGCTAAAGATGTAAACGACCTGACCTGGGTTAACCTGATGAATGCCTATACCTGCACCGAATGCGGAAGGTGTACCTCTGTTTGCCCTGCAAACATCACCGGCAAACTGCTTTCACCCCGAAAGATCATGATGGATACCCGCGACAGAATGGAAGAAGTTGGAAAGAATGGACTTGAGGATGGCAAATCGCTGATCGATACTTACATTACCCGTGAAGAGATCTGGGCCTGTACCAGTTGCAACGCCTGTACACAGGCCTGCCCTATCAATATAGACCCACTGTCCATCATCACCGAACTGAGAAGGTATGCGGTGATGGAAGAATCCCAATCGCCCGCCAGCATCAATACCATGCTCGGCAATATAGAAAACAATGGGGCACCCTGGAAATATTCACCGTCCGACAGGTTCAACTGGGCAAAAGAGAGTTAA
- a CDS encoding SMUG2 DNA glycosylase family protein, which translates to MMTFADKVIQFNKDLSYTGSTLPPGIRIMNPFKEHEQTMHIVEAFYHKYYNDNQSRYLILGINPGRFGSGLTGIPFTDPKRLITECNIPYSGKLSHEPSSVFIYEMINAFGGAEAFYKQFYISSPCPLGFTSIAANGKEKNYNYYDSKALEKAVYEFIIENIRKQLTLGITTDTCFCLGTGKNEKFLMKVNAQYKFFKRIVALEHPRFIMQYKTASKQFYIDKYISAFKALNNSAI; encoded by the coding sequence ATGATGACCTTTGCAGACAAAGTTATCCAGTTCAATAAAGACCTGTCCTATACCGGCAGCACATTACCTCCCGGCATACGTATCATGAACCCATTTAAGGAACATGAGCAAACGATGCACATTGTAGAAGCCTTTTATCATAAATACTACAACGACAATCAGTCCAGATACCTCATTTTAGGCATCAACCCTGGCCGGTTTGGCTCGGGACTGACCGGAATTCCTTTTACCGACCCAAAACGATTGATCACGGAATGTAACATCCCCTATTCCGGCAAATTATCACACGAACCTTCCTCAGTATTTATCTATGAAATGATCAATGCTTTTGGTGGCGCTGAAGCTTTTTACAAACAGTTTTACATCAGTTCACCCTGCCCCCTTGGCTTTACTTCTATTGCCGCAAACGGGAAAGAAAAAAACTATAATTATTACGATAGCAAAGCGCTGGAAAAAGCAGTTTATGAATTTATCATTGAAAATATCCGCAAGCAGCTAACACTCGGTATCACAACCGATACCTGCTTTTGCTTAGGTACCGGCAAAAACGAGAAGTTCCTGATGAAGGTTAATGCCCAATACAAATTCTTTAAAAGGATTGTAGCACTGGAACATCCAAGATTTATCATGCAATATAAAACGGCCAGTAAACAGTTTTATATAGACAAGTACATCTCAGCCTTTAAGGCCCTTAACAATTCTGCGATATAG
- a CDS encoding GntR family transcriptional regulator, which yields MKLTINHKSQVPLHLQAEELVRKLINDPQFKDGKLLPNEVELARQLGISRTTLRQALNKLVYEGLLIRKKGVGTKVADMPVSSKSNNWLSFSQEMQARGIAIKNFELHVSWVYPDDKIAAFFEISTDQKILKLERLRGRMEGPFVYFVSYFHPRIGLTGEEEFRRPLYEILEADHHVIAQLSKEEISAKAADKFIAAKLEIEPDSPILFRKRFVFDQSDKPIEYNLGYYKADSFVYTVESRKE from the coding sequence ATGAAACTTACAATCAATCACAAAAGTCAGGTTCCTTTACATCTGCAGGCAGAAGAACTTGTACGCAAACTGATCAACGACCCTCAGTTTAAGGATGGTAAGTTACTGCCCAATGAGGTTGAACTGGCCAGGCAGCTAGGTATTTCCAGGACTACTTTAAGGCAAGCCCTAAATAAACTGGTATATGAAGGACTCCTGATCAGAAAAAAAGGTGTCGGCACCAAAGTTGCCGATATGCCGGTAAGCTCCAAATCCAACAACTGGCTAAGCTTCTCCCAGGAAATGCAGGCCAGAGGTATTGCCATCAAGAACTTCGAACTGCATGTCAGCTGGGTTTATCCGGATGATAAAATCGCTGCCTTCTTCGAAATTTCGACAGACCAGAAAATCCTTAAACTGGAAAGGCTAAGAGGCCGGATGGAAGGGCCCTTTGTTTATTTTGTTTCATATTTTCATCCGCGGATCGGCTTAACAGGCGAGGAGGAGTTCAGAAGACCTTTATACGAAATCTTGGAAGCAGATCACCATGTAATTGCCCAATTGTCCAAAGAAGAGATCAGCGCAAAAGCGGCCGACAAATTTATTGCTGCCAAACTGGAAATAGAGCCCGACAGCCCCATTCTTTTCCGTAAAAGGTTTGTGTTTGACCAGAGCGATAAGCCTATAGAATACAACCTGGGCTATTATAAGGCCGATAGTTTTGTATATACCGTTGAAAGCCGAAAAGAGTAA
- a CDS encoding SusC/RagA family TonB-linked outer membrane protein, which translates to MMCIRFINEHERKILFSFFLLLNYAFPAFSQSAITVQGKITGAKGEALSQVTVVVKGTKASTSTNPDGNYAIQVPGNNAVLVFSSMGFLKQEIPVNGRKLINIELMQDVKALEDVVVIGYGIARKSDLTGSVSSIKAEDLKKTQVTSFDQALQGRAAGVQVTQISGKPGAETSIRIRGTSSINAGNEPLYVIDGMLVSSDGADMSTGATRGPRISPLSSINPSDIESIEILKDASATAIYGSRGANGVVLITTKRGRTGAGIVTFESYYGIQEISHKVEVLDAEQFANLVNEAKLNSNATPIYVNPKNLGKGTDWQDELLRTAPMASYQLSFSGGDEKTKYAVSGGYFTQKGIILNSDFKRYAFRANMDREVSSRLTIGNSLSFSRIASTGVLTNSGTIVPGVTSAALLFNPVLPVYDASVAGGYTFENDRGKTLGNPIAEAKEYNSYSTIARLLGNVYAKYKIVEGLDFKTSFGIDQFTSKENAFGPNFLKRTQASKGEASVGDISGLTWLNENTLTYHKTIKEDHVFDILGGFTMQRFNNESLFAYAFDFPDNLTGYHNLGTALNPQKTTNNESQWSLISYLGRINYSLKNKYLFTATGRIDGSSKFAEGKKYGFFPSGAFAWKVVEEDFMKTVKQLSDLKLRVSYGLIGNQNIAPYQSLALVGPYGEGVFNGSEIYTGREPLTYVNKNLKWESTRQFDIGMDVAFFDNRIALTADYYHKKTNDLLLSSPIPLTSGFTSTLLNIGNIVNRGFDFDLRTVNTTGALKWNSSVNFSINRNEITSLANKNADILSSGSLLRVGQPVGTFYGYIFEGIFQSDAEAAGSPVLKGQEANSANVASRAKAGDRKYRDINKDGVIDEGDRTIIGSAQPDFTWGFNNTLSFKNIDLSFFFQGSQGNKMANLNSYDLLNFNGQTNVLKEGGLNRWTPENHSNKYPRAVSEGSLDQGVFSTAIVEDASYIRLRNVTLAYNLPKSWVQKIKLNNVRVYASATNLWTHTKYSGYDPEANTFGQNSFVIGYDQGGYPIAKTYSLGINVGF; encoded by the coding sequence ATGATGTGTATTAGATTTATAAACGAGCATGAACGGAAAATCCTGTTTTCTTTTTTTCTGCTCCTTAATTATGCCTTTCCGGCCTTCTCCCAGTCTGCCATTACCGTGCAGGGTAAAATTACAGGTGCCAAAGGGGAGGCCCTTTCTCAGGTCACTGTTGTTGTAAAGGGAACAAAGGCCAGTACCAGTACAAACCCTGATGGCAATTATGCCATCCAGGTGCCTGGCAACAATGCAGTTCTCGTATTCAGTTCAATGGGCTTTTTGAAACAGGAGATTCCGGTAAACGGCCGGAAACTGATCAATATTGAACTGATGCAGGATGTTAAAGCGCTGGAAGATGTGGTGGTGATCGGTTATGGTATAGCCCGGAAAAGCGATCTTACCGGTTCCGTATCTTCTATAAAAGCTGAAGACCTTAAAAAAACACAGGTAACTTCCTTTGATCAGGCCCTGCAGGGGCGTGCTGCAGGGGTGCAGGTAACCCAGATTTCGGGTAAGCCAGGTGCTGAAACTTCCATCAGGATACGGGGCACCAGTTCTATCAATGCCGGAAATGAACCTTTATATGTAATTGACGGGATGCTGGTGAGCAGCGATGGTGCAGATATGAGTACCGGTGCAACCCGGGGCCCCAGGATCAGTCCGCTGTCCTCCATCAATCCCAGTGATATCGAATCCATAGAAATATTGAAAGATGCTTCTGCAACGGCGATATATGGTTCAAGAGGTGCGAACGGTGTAGTGCTGATCACGACTAAAAGGGGCCGTACTGGTGCCGGCATTGTCACTTTTGAAAGCTATTATGGCATTCAGGAAATCTCTCACAAAGTAGAGGTGCTGGATGCCGAACAATTTGCCAACCTGGTGAACGAAGCAAAGCTGAATTCCAACGCAACGCCCATATATGTAAATCCTAAAAACCTGGGCAAGGGAACCGACTGGCAGGATGAGCTGCTACGTACAGCACCTATGGCCAGCTATCAGCTGTCGTTTTCAGGGGGCGATGAAAAAACAAAATATGCGGTATCTGGTGGTTACTTTACACAGAAGGGTATCATTTTAAATTCTGATTTTAAAAGATATGCATTCCGGGCCAATATGGACCGTGAGGTGAGTAGCAGACTGACCATTGGCAACAGTTTAAGTTTCTCAAGAATAGCTTCAACAGGGGTGCTGACCAATTCAGGAACCATTGTTCCGGGGGTAACCAGCGCTGCGCTTTTGTTCAATCCGGTATTGCCTGTTTATGATGCCTCGGTGGCAGGTGGTTATACCTTCGAGAACGACAGGGGTAAAACACTTGGCAATCCTATTGCAGAAGCTAAAGAATACAATTCTTACAGTACCATAGCGCGGTTGCTGGGTAATGTATACGCCAAATACAAGATTGTTGAGGGACTCGATTTTAAGACCAGCTTTGGTATAGATCAGTTTACTTCCAAGGAAAATGCTTTCGGACCAAACTTCCTGAAAAGAACACAGGCCAGTAAAGGTGAAGCTTCTGTTGGTGATATCTCTGGGTTAACCTGGCTAAATGAAAATACACTTACCTATCACAAGACGATTAAGGAAGATCATGTATTTGATATTCTGGGCGGTTTTACCATGCAGCGTTTCAATAACGAAAGCCTGTTTGCCTATGCGTTTGATTTCCCTGATAACCTGACGGGCTATCATAATCTGGGTACTGCCCTGAACCCGCAGAAGACAACCAATAATGAATCTCAATGGAGTTTGATCTCTTACCTGGGCAGGATCAATTACAGCCTGAAAAACAAATACCTGTTTACAGCAACAGGTCGGATAGATGGTTCTTCCAAATTTGCGGAAGGAAAAAAATATGGTTTCTTCCCATCGGGAGCGTTTGCCTGGAAGGTGGTGGAAGAGGACTTTATGAAAACAGTAAAACAGCTCTCTGACCTGAAACTAAGAGTAAGTTACGGACTGATCGGCAACCAGAATATTGCGCCCTATCAGTCGCTCGCCCTGGTGGGCCCTTATGGAGAGGGTGTTTTTAACGGTTCGGAGATCTATACCGGACGTGAGCCGCTTACCTACGTCAATAAAAACCTGAAATGGGAGAGTACACGTCAGTTTGATATAGGGATGGATGTGGCCTTTTTTGACAACCGCATTGCGCTTACTGCCGATTATTACCATAAAAAAACGAATGACCTGTTGCTGTCGTCGCCCATTCCGCTTACTTCCGGCTTTACTTCAACCCTGTTAAATATTGGAAACATCGTAAACAGAGGCTTTGATTTTGACCTGCGTACGGTAAATACTACCGGGGCATTAAAATGGAACAGCTCTGTCAATTTTTCTATCAACAGAAATGAGATAACCAGTCTGGCCAATAAAAATGCTGATATCCTTTCTTCCGGTAGTCTGCTACGTGTAGGGCAGCCCGTAGGTACATTTTACGGATATATCTTTGAAGGCATCTTCCAGTCTGACGCAGAAGCTGCAGGCAGCCCTGTGTTAAAAGGACAGGAAGCCAATTCGGCCAATGTGGCCTCGAGGGCTAAGGCTGGCGACAGAAAATACCGTGACATCAACAAAGACGGGGTGATCGATGAGGGTGACCGGACGATCATCGGCAGTGCGCAGCCTGATTTTACCTGGGGATTTAACAACACGCTTTCCTTTAAAAATATAGATCTGAGTTTCTTTTTTCAAGGTTCTCAGGGCAATAAAATGGCCAATCTCAACTCCTACGACCTGCTGAACTTTAACGGGCAGACCAATGTGCTGAAAGAAGGGGGGCTGAACAGATGGACACCTGAAAACCACAGCAACAAATACCCGAGGGCGGTATCCGAAGGCAGTCTGGACCAGGGCGTATTTTCTACTGCCATTGTGGAAGATGCTTCTTATATCAGGTTAAGAAATGTGACGCTGGCCTATAACCTGCCTAAAAGCTGGGTACAGAAAATAAAACTGAACAACGTAAGGGTGTATGCCAGTGCAACAAATCTCTGGACACATACCAAATACAGTGGCTACGACCCTGAGGCCAATACTTTTGGACAGAACAGCTTTGTAATTGGCTACGACCAGGGCGGTTACCCCATTGCAAAAACATACAGTCTTGGAATTAACGTTGGTTTTTAA